A window of the Amycolatopsis solani genome harbors these coding sequences:
- a CDS encoding YdcF family protein has translation MGTAERTKPSLANWARRIAFGVVLVVVALVGGTAFRVWQVARENDRTPADVIVVLGAAQYNGRPSDIYAARLVKAKQLYDAGVAKTIVTAGGKKAEDNFTEARAGQLWLTRHGVPASATLAVGEGSDTLRSLRAVAQQVEARDWHTAVLVSDPWHSFRARTMADDLGLDAWTAPTHSGPIVQERVTQFRYIVRETGALLYYRLTKTPADDLFATFLG, from the coding sequence GTGGGTACCGCTGAACGCACCAAACCTTCGCTCGCGAACTGGGCGCGCCGGATCGCCTTCGGCGTCGTGCTCGTGGTGGTCGCGCTGGTCGGCGGTACGGCGTTCCGCGTGTGGCAGGTCGCCCGCGAAAACGACCGGACCCCCGCCGACGTCATCGTGGTGCTGGGCGCGGCGCAGTACAACGGCAGGCCGTCGGACATCTACGCGGCCCGGCTGGTCAAGGCCAAGCAGCTCTACGACGCGGGCGTCGCGAAGACGATCGTCACCGCGGGCGGCAAGAAGGCCGAGGACAACTTCACCGAGGCGCGCGCGGGCCAGCTGTGGCTGACCCGGCACGGCGTCCCGGCGTCGGCCACGCTGGCCGTCGGCGAGGGGAGTGACACGCTGCGGAGCCTGCGCGCGGTCGCCCAGCAGGTGGAAGCACGCGACTGGCACACGGCGGTGCTCGTCAGCGACCCGTGGCACTCCTTCCGCGCCCGGACGATGGCCGACGACCTGGGCCTGGACGCCTGGACGGCGCCGACGCACAGCGGGCCGATCGTGCAGGAGCGCGTCACCCAGTTCCGCTACATCGTCCGCGAGACCGGCGCGCTGCTGTACTACCGGCTGACGAAGACGCCGGCCGACGACCTGTTCGCCACCTTCCTGGGCTGA
- a CDS encoding deoxyguanosinetriphosphate triphosphohydrolase — translation MGYTEHETARLLPEPAKVAALPGARADGRSAFSRDRARVLHSAALRRLAGKTQVVGPGEGAEVTGVPRTRLTHSLEVAQIGRGIAEELGADPDLVDTAGLAHDIGHPPFGHNGERALDQVAAACGGFEGNAQTIRILTRLEPKLLGPDGAPAGLNLTRACLDATTKYPWPRKPGTAKYGVYPDDAAVFAWFREGAPEERTCLEAQIMDWADDVAYSVHDVEDGVLAGRIKLRVLAHPDERAAVAEAAAKHFSSQSVSTLENAATELLALPAVAALAEAEPDGSPGAQVALKRLTSELVGRFTTAAVTGTRAAFGTSPLSRYQARLAVPEQVAAEVALLKALALRYVMSDRRRLAMQEGQRELLAELVHALARRAPESLDPLFVPAWNAAKDDAGLLRVVIDQVASLTDAQAHVWYSWHVTRLHR, via the coding sequence GTGGGTTACACCGAACACGAGACCGCCCGCCTGCTGCCGGAACCGGCGAAGGTCGCGGCGCTGCCCGGCGCGCGGGCGGACGGGCGCAGCGCGTTCTCGCGCGACCGGGCCCGGGTGCTGCACTCCGCCGCGCTGCGGCGGCTCGCGGGCAAGACCCAGGTGGTCGGGCCGGGGGAGGGCGCCGAGGTCACCGGCGTCCCGCGCACGCGGCTGACGCACTCGCTGGAAGTCGCGCAGATCGGCCGCGGCATCGCCGAGGAGCTGGGCGCGGACCCGGACCTGGTGGACACCGCGGGCCTGGCCCACGACATCGGCCACCCGCCGTTCGGCCACAACGGCGAGCGCGCCCTCGACCAGGTCGCGGCGGCGTGCGGCGGCTTCGAGGGCAATGCGCAGACGATCCGCATCCTCACCCGCCTGGAGCCCAAGCTACTGGGCCCCGACGGCGCCCCGGCGGGCCTCAACCTGACTCGCGCGTGCCTGGACGCGACGACGAAGTACCCGTGGCCGAGAAAGCCGGGCACGGCGAAGTACGGCGTGTACCCGGACGACGCCGCGGTGTTCGCGTGGTTCCGGGAGGGCGCGCCCGAGGAGCGCACGTGCCTGGAGGCCCAGATCATGGATTGGGCGGACGACGTGGCGTACTCGGTCCACGACGTCGAGGACGGCGTACTGGCCGGCCGCATCAAGCTGCGCGTGCTGGCCCACCCGGACGAGCGAGCGGCGGTCGCCGAGGCCGCGGCCAAGCACTTCTCGTCGCAGTCGGTGTCCACCTTGGAGAACGCGGCGACGGAGCTGCTGGCCCTCCCCGCGGTGGCGGCACTGGCGGAGGCGGAACCGGACGGCTCACCGGGAGCCCAGGTCGCCCTGAAGCGCCTGACGAGCGAACTGGTCGGCCGCTTCACGACGGCGGCGGTCACGGGCACCCGCGCGGCCTTCGGCACAAGCCCCCTGAGCCGCTACCAGGCTCGCCTGGCAGTCCCGGAACAGGTGGCAGCGGAGGTGGCCCTGCTGAAGGCACTGGCCCTGCGCTACGTGATGAGCGACCGCCGCCGGCTGGCGATGCAGGAGGGCCAGCGGGAGCTGCTGGCGGAGCTGGTGCACGCGCTGGCCCGCCGGGCGCCGGAGTCGTTGGACCCGCTGTTCGTGCCGGCGTGGAACGCGGCGAAGGACGACGCGGGGTTGCTGAGGGTGGTGATCGACCAGGTCGCTTCGCTGACGGACGCTCAGGCCCACGTGTGGTACTCGTGGCACGTGACCCGCCTGCACCGGTAA
- a CDS encoding serpin family protein has translation MATDSHLRFALAVHRALGAEGGNSCFSPYSVASALTLAALAARGRTREELVALLGEVGEQARLLNAAAQLGEERGEQPELAVANTLWADDRLPLEDSFKAELAGWPGAAVAGAPFESEPEAARGMINDDVGRTTRGLIPQLLPPGSIDRDVAAVLVNALYLKAAWKLPFREANTSDAPFHAPSGTRDVPTMWLSESVGYAHAHGWQAVQLVAGGGLQAVVLLPDGELAEAEAALDQAKLTALLGEIRFKPVELSLPKVSLDVPSSLTGVLRGLGVRTMFSDEADLSGLSPDPRLTVSEVLHQAVLRVDEQGFEGAAATALTMRLTSMIIDEPVAVAVDRPFLLLVRHAATGALYFFARVVEP, from the coding sequence ATGGCCACGGACAGCCACCTCCGGTTCGCCCTCGCCGTTCATCGGGCCCTCGGTGCCGAGGGCGGGAACAGCTGTTTCTCGCCTTATTCGGTGGCCAGTGCGCTCACCCTCGCCGCGCTTGCCGCGCGGGGGCGGACCCGGGAGGAGCTCGTTGCTCTGCTCGGGGAGGTCGGGGAGCAGGCCCGCCTGCTCAATGCGGCCGCTCAGCTCGGCGAAGAACGCGGTGAGCAGCCCGAACTGGCCGTTGCCAATACGTTGTGGGCCGACGATCGGCTGCCGCTCGAGGACTCCTTCAAGGCGGAGCTTGCCGGGTGGCCGGGGGCTGCCGTGGCCGGGGCGCCTTTCGAGAGTGAGCCCGAAGCCGCGCGGGGGATGATCAACGATGATGTCGGGCGGACCACGCGGGGGCTGATCCCGCAGTTGCTGCCGCCCGGGTCGATCGATCGGGACGTCGCCGCCGTGCTGGTCAACGCGCTTTACCTGAAAGCCGCCTGGAAGCTGCCCTTCCGCGAGGCCAACACCTCCGACGCGCCCTTCCACGCGCCCTCCGGCACCCGGGACGTGCCGACCATGTGGCTCAGCGAGAGCGTCGGCTACGCGCACGCCCACGGCTGGCAGGCCGTGCAGCTGGTCGCCGGTGGCGGGCTGCAGGCCGTCGTGCTGCTGCCCGACGGCGAGCTCGCCGAAGCCGAAGCCGCGCTCGACCAAGCAAAACTCACTGCACTGCTCGGCGAGATCCGCTTCAAGCCGGTGGAGCTCTCGCTCCCGAAGGTCTCCCTCGACGTGCCCAGTTCGCTGACCGGCGTGCTGCGCGGCCTCGGCGTGCGCACCATGTTCAGCGACGAAGCCGACCTCTCCGGGCTGTCGCCGGACCCGCGGCTGACCGTCTCCGAGGTGCTGCACCAGGCCGTGCTGCGCGTCGACGAACAAGGCTTCGAGGGCGCCGCGGCGACCGCGCTGACGATGCGGCTCACCTCGATGATCATCGACGAACCGGTCGCCGTCGCGGTGGACCGGCCGTTCCTGCTACTGGTCCGGCACGCCGCCACGGGTGCCCTCTACTTCTTCGCCAGGGTGGTCGAACCGTGA